A stretch of DNA from Telopea speciosissima isolate NSW1024214 ecotype Mountain lineage chromosome 5, Tspe_v1, whole genome shotgun sequence:
tttctctatgaggcctcccctacactctctcacactcttattcacttccataggcgccaacatatgtgcaatggagtgattttgagcgagaatggttgcgcttatacaaattctatttgaagtaattggtgagtgggtttgggtgactgttgagcttgtttactattgcttattcatgcatttatgaattatattatgacattatcattcaaacatgattgcatatttgcatttattcttattcgatgatgatgatgattgatTAGGAtaatatggatttgtgttgggttacagtaccaggaagtactggcaccggaacccctggattacgtggaattgtatattacATCTCATTCTagcctgtatgcgccgtgttgtgctggtacctgggtgttagatggaatggaacgTTGACACACCCGAATGTaactctcaacacgataggattcatgtagtatatctgtggttaggctcagttccctatgctacgacccttaccaacaggggtttaggtgttgggtagccagcaccttgctgtggagagttagagaggccaggccaggggtagtaatggttatcggggtctgtctctaggtggtgatgactacgaccgacgagggctccatagtaataattgaggttgcattgtggtgagaatggaaggatccacagtgtcttcccgagttattgcaatagcatatacccattgacttagcattgtgtggtaggtggtaaatgaattaataatggcatgcaccatagactatttgtgattgtgtgattgtgcatccccttttctctctcactagctcggtggagctaacccccatgtacacattctttttagattttgatgcaaatgaTTACTGTGGAaccagagaccgtgactgaggatcatggcgatggttgcctatgatgattgtgcctacgggttgtactgttacttgggatcgttcccgttttgttatttttgagaGCATTGTGCTTGGTACAAACTTtgatgttttacctttttggtagctattTGAtagtcataggaattttgtaattatgttacttattatcattagccaataaacatcttataattatttcatttacgcttccgcaaactctgacctatcttggaatgtaatattcctttgtcttttgcGCTCTggtattattgtattttaatattgatttatgactgtgagttggtcactgcatcgagatcctggtggtgaggtgggatgacacgtgtcaccccaatcataccctgatattgtactttatcccttgtcgggataggagTGTGACAATACCGTACCCCGTTTCCAATGCCTAGTTCTACATGAGCTTTTAGTTAATTAACACATGGCAACCATGAGTCCAACACCCACTCACAACACTTGGATCCCATCACATACATTCACCATATAACAATAATCCACATTCATATCCCATCACATGTCCATCACATAATCATCATCCGCATTCACATTCCATACATAGCATTTAAGTGTAGCATACAAACCTAGGCATCTAGCATTCAACATGATAAGCAATCTAATAGAACTAACCTTAAGCTAACATACAAATAGGATTTTAAATACCTAAACTAGCATACATAGTGAGTACATAGTGAATGCACTAACTCGGTGGCTGAACTTAGAGCTTTGCGGGATGGTTTGGAGTTGTGCCCCAACTTGGGTTTTGCAGGCTTTATGGTTAATTCAGATTCTGCTACTACTGTAAGAATGATCAATCTTAAAAGGTGTAATTTATGGAGGgggtggtactggtttcaggagATAATGGCTCTTTGCAGCTCAACTCGGCCTCTTATCTCCTTGTTTTCACGGAGAGTAATAGAGCATCAGACTGGGTTGCTAACTTAGTATGCGAAACGGCTAGCTCCAACGTTTTCCATTTTGGGAGTCAGCCCCTGGGGGATTTTCAAGGTATTATTCGGGAAGACAAAACTGATTTGCCCATCCTCAGAACTAGGTATGTTCTTTTGTTTCGTTGGTTTTTTCATGGTTGTAAGGgcttgggttttggtttttcatgAGAGAGTTTctcctttgggttggggtaaggcggaacGTTCCCCCCCCCTTGTACGTTTTTACAgtctattattttttaataagttTTAAGGGCTTCcccaggtcccagataatatttgggttaaaaaaaaatcatcatgtTGGGCATATTATTCATATCCAATGCATGTAATGGCACACACGCACAATTAGGAAACACTCCGTAAACAAGTCCAAGTAACTAACCCACTCACCAAGTCGTCGCAACCTTGGTGATTCAAATGTAACATTTAGTTCTCACACACCCGCACGTCCTTTCTAAAGGTTGTAGGTACCCTAGGGAGCCATGTTTCAAGTGTACATTAGTCGAGGATTGGTCCGGGGATCAAGCCCTAAGCTCAACCCTAGAACAACTGCAAATTTGCATTGTGCGGTCGATGGCGGTTGATGGGATCCATTGTCCACAGGGTCTGCTATTTGTGCAATTAGAGCTCAAACCTTGAGAAGATTCCATTCTTGATGTAGGTGTGCGGTCAATGGCATGCCATCCGCTCCCATCGATCGCACAAGCTAGAATTGTTGTTTTCAGCAATGGCTTGAGTTGTTGATGGTCAAAGCTCATGGGAGGTCAAGGGGGTTACTTCGGGAGTCCTTTTAGCATCCTAAGGTCGCATTGCATCATGGGATTCAATCCCAATTGAGGTCCTACAGTTTGGGTTCTAAAccaaaaaatccccaaatttggATGGTTCAATGGAGATTGGTCATAGAGCTGAGAAGGGGGCAATTAGGGCTTGCAATTGGGGCTCCAAGCATCCAATTAAGTATTCGAATCAATGGATTCACAAAGCCCTAAGGTTAGAACTCAGAATCACAAACCATTGTCTTAAACCTAGgttgaattcaataaaaatgaGAGGGAAAAGGGATTGCTCACCAAGGGGATGGATGGAGCAGCTGAGGAAGGCCTCTCTAAGCTTACTTCTAtccctttctcttcctttcttcccctTCACATGTCATCCCTTGATTTGGCTAAGCTCCCAAGTGCTTGAAATAGTGGAGGAAGCCAAGAGGACGCTCACGAGGATGGAGGGATAGCAATGGTggctccttcccttcctttcttcttccttctcttcttctccatgttttcctctttctctccttgaAATGTGAGAAATGAGAGCGGGGCCTAGGTTTTTCTAATTTTAGCATAAGCCACTTAACGCTTATTTGGCTAGGACACTTTATTACTTAGTTTGAAGTGATTTAAACCTCAACTGGGCCTAGGTAGACCCATAGGTTAGGTGTCCCAAGGGCATAGGTGTATTAGGTAAGTCCCACACCAGCTAGGAACATATGAGGACAAGTTCCACACACatccatgtggggcccacaccacAATAACACTTGATGATGTGTCATCATAGGAGACAAGgacgaagaagaaaagaaaaaaaatgcatgaaATGTGATTGGAACATGTCATCCTAGGTGGCATGTGCATGGATGACACATGGAGGGGAGGAGCCGAGGAGGTGATATGGATACTTAGGTGGTAGTGCTTGGAAGGGTAGATTCCAAATGAAAGGTGGATCATAGGTTGGTATGTATGGTAAAATAGGGTGAGTCAAAGGGTATTGGGCTTAATAAAGCTCATCCCTTGAGGGTCCTCTCTTAGATGTGGATGCAGGTGTGTTGGATGTGGCGGATGTGGACCTTCCTTACCCGTATTCTGATGGTTTGGATGTTTGGAGTGCTCCCAGCGAGAAGTAGCATGGTGATGACTGCGCCTGCGAGGTATGTGCCTATAGGGAACAATAGATCTTGGGCTTGAGGCCCTTTTGACAATTGacattattatatttttgggaTTGTAATTATGAGTACACTATAGTTGTATTTATGTCGAGTAGCGATTTCTTGTAAATATAATTCTGTAGACATCCAAATTTTGCTTGCAAGATATTTCAAAAGCCATAAAAGGCCTAGAggtatttaggtcatttttAATCTAGTCCAGTACCCGAGGTAACCCAAACAATATTCACGGGCTAAATAATCCATGGAATCAAAAGTTAATTAAATACAAAATGGAACCAGTCCAAAGCCTAACCAGCCCAAGCCAAGTCAGTCCATGCCCAAACCGTTTGAAGCCCAAACCAATTTTAATagataaaaacccaaaaaagggtagtttggtaaaaaaataaaaaagaaggggtAATTcggtaaaaaatagaaaaaaaaaaggaaaaacaaacaaattttaGATATTTagaagggtagtttaggaaagtaaaaataaaaaagctaataaaaaaaaaaaaaaaaaaaaaaagcaaaaagtataaaagaaaagaaatcagaaCCGAGAGGGctctcatgtttttttttttttggggatttggTTTCTTCGTTCTGGGGGAGGGAAACGGAGAGAAAggaggggagagaagagagaaggaaaaaagggggggggggggggggaagatttagggtttcaagATTAGCAAGAAAGGAGAATGGGCGAAAATCAGGGATTAGGCTTAGATTTTGGTTTCTAATCTTCCGGTTCTGGATTTCTAGAGATGTTCCAGGCGATTGCCATGGTGGTTCCTTGAAGATCTATATCAAATCATCGACAATTTCTTCGCCGGAGATCAAGGCTGTTGAAGTGAGGACGTTCGTCGCAGGCGCACCAGTCAGAGATCATGATCTGTTTCATTCTTTTTAAattccttttgtaatttttttggtattggaTCTGTAATAAATCCCTACCCCTGTTCGTCTCGCTGTGCTACGGAGAGACTGATCGAGAGCAACTCTGGTTCTGCAAATCCAATTGATTCCAGGTAAGCATCATTCCTTCTTTAAATTTCTTGATCTATTTTGAATCTGATGCATGCTTATACAATTTTTGGTTCTTAAACGTGTCTCTGTgatttctattgtttttctttttgtatgatCAATCCCTGTACACATTGTTGGATTCAAGTATGCCTATCTCTGACTTCTATTGTGATTACCCTTTATGATTGAGTTTGGATCCAATCTCTGTTGATATTCCTgaatcttcttttatcttctgGTTTATATTTTGGATATGAATTCATTTCAAGTTCCATTACATCTTGATTCCATCTCTAGATCCAAAATCATATCTTTGTGTTCTCCAAATATGATAAATCCATGACATGGAGTTCGGTAAACTCCATcccttttaatcaaaacatagATCATCCATTTATAAATGCTACTGTGGATCCCATCTTTTTTGATATTATTCATAATCTCATCTCTATGCTTATATATCCATGATCCCTACTCCCTTGCAATGGATTTCCCCATGAATCTTATTTGCTGTTTAAATCCGAATCGtattatattaatattttgAATCAATCTTGGATCCATAATGGTAGAATCATTTTGATGAGGTAGCATTTGATTCCAATGTCTCTTCCTAAGATCCGAATCTGTTACCTTTGAATTGCATTTGGTAGGAGGTTATGGCTTATATTCATTCATTTAGATTTTTGTTAAAGAACtcaggctccgtttggttgcaaggggaattaaagtgaagggaagggaaaattttcaaacctaaaaaggaaacttttgtaatcattacccatgtgattgtataaactacttaaatttcttaccatatctaataaagatacattttacatgtaatatttattttacattttaaaccaaagggaaatgaatgcaaagtaaagtgaaattgaataaccaaatatggaatgatttagaattagatatattgtcacatggtgtcacatggggtaatgattaaaaaagttcCTTTTTTAAggatgaaaatttcacttcccttccctttaattccccttgcaaccaaacggaaccTCAAAGATTGGCCTATTTCAATTAAGGATATCACAAATTATTAAGGCCCATCATGGCCCATTTGAGATTCTCTTATAATCCATTAGGGAGCAGTCCTTAAAGACTTGTTTTGGTTCGGTCAAGCCCCATTCAGACTTATTGGGACCCATACTGTGGCACATAAGATCTCATCCCTAAGCCAGATTTATCTCCATTCAATTGAGACCCAATTAGGCctatcaatgggttctaataCATTTCTCTTTGATCGATTCCACATGGATATATTATAAATTGCTAAGGCCCGACCGGACCAATTCACGAAATTTACTAAAGCCCATAAGATTTCAAGACTACATCAGTTTTAGATCATTAAGGATTACTCAGACCCATTAATAGATTCATTCACGAATCATTAAAAATCAATCTACAAATCAGATTTGATCCTATACTGATTGAGACCCAATTAGGCCCATCAGATTTACTTTTGCTAAGGTCCATATAGGGGATCGACCCTTAAATCACTTTTTGTTTAGTTGATGCCCCAAGCCCATCCTATTCTAATCAATTTGGACCACCCCCAAATCAGGTTTGCCTTTACACAGATTGAGGCATAATCTTTAGGCCCATTAGGAGTCATTATAATTCCCACATCAAGTTATCAAGTCCAGTTGAGGCCTAGTCAGGCCCATGGTGGATTCATTTAGGAATTACCCCTTAAATCCATTCCTATTTTAGTCCAGGCCCAGTCCGGCCCATTTTAAAAGTAaaactttgttttgaattttcttttttcttttcttttgtcttttcttttgtttttttaaaaccatttttacttttgatttaaaaatgattttttcatTGCCATAGACGGACGGCTTAGATCTAATCATGATCTTTCGCCTAAGTCACTCGGCATACATCAATTAGCCTTAGGAAATCACTTTTAATCGATTGCATCTTGAGTCAAGCCCAGTGGACCTTGGGATACCATATCCCTAAGACATGCATACGGGTTTCAATCATAACCCATTGTCAGTAAATCATTCGAGTCCCTATCCAATCACTTGGCTTTCAAACAAAGCCCATCAAACAATAGGGTTTGaatccaaatccaattatttctttattttttatgagcCTTCCCTTTAAAGCATATCATTTGGTGTCGGTCTATGTGATGGGCTATATAGTGATCGAGTCGTTTTTTGTATATTGAAACACTCTATATTGGCTAGTCCAGTATATGGGTACCCCTAGGGCCGTACAGTCCCAATATATCAATATAAGTTGGGGTTTCTCTTTTCGAATATATTTTATATCCTTAATCTAAGGTCTACTTTTTGGtctcattctttctcttttaagtccAAATCCAAGATaaatcaaaagataaaaataatcgCAATCTTCTGAGATAGAACCCTAGGCGCTAATTTATGATCCAATATCGAGAATCTTAATAGGATATGATCATTTAGGCATAGGACATCTTTCGATCAAGATCTCCGAACCAATTAAAATGGATCATTTGACCGATGTGTCCGGCTTATGTTTTCGTATCCTAATTACTTAATTCTTGTCATCTATTTACCATTATTCGATTATTCTAGTCATATATCTTTGAATTCTTGAATGTGAATTACTTGTTATCATTTGATTTATTTGTTCATCTGTTTCCATTTGATTAAATATATCATTACCATCAAAATAGCAAACATAGAAATTTGGTTTAGGACAACACATACCATAGTGTATGCCTAGCATAGAAAAAGTGTCCATTGTAGAGAATTGTTTAGGATTTAGTATAACAGGGAGACCGATCTCTTGATCGGGCAGAtcgggtgcctaacaccttcttgATCTGTAAATTGACACCCACCTAGAATCCTGGGAATAGTCCGATGCCTTGTCCAATGATTGAAGTTTTGACATTCTCTCCTCTAAAAGAGGAGGAATACtttttgggtcctaggcccattcacctaggtggcgacttcccCTTTTGGTTCGATGAGTCCTCTTATGGCATCAGTGCGACTCATTATCTAGGCCATCCCATTTATACACCGCGTATGACCATGCGGTTCGATCCCGGTCTATCCATCCCGGACCCGAGAGACCCTCGTTGTCTCTATAATTAAGTACAATTGTTTAAATAATGTGATGTCCGAATAAACTGCAACCTAACTTATAAATATAACACAGTAGCTTCCGCATTCTGACAGTATGgttattatattatattgcTTTGGTAACTCTAATTACCTTTATGTATTGTGGGGCTTTGGgtactgcatctgtgatccagGTGTTGGTGTAGGGTATTGGTGTGCATCCTAGTCACACTGCCTAATCATACGGAGTGGGGTATGACATCTAACTTTCTCTGTTTCAAGACCTTGGaattgtttgtgaagaagaagattgtttcTGTTTCGAGACCTTGGAATTGCAGTCATCAAGGTTTACAACTTTACATAGACGATGGTTTGTAAATCCAAACCCCTTATGCTTATCATTTCTCGCTCTCTCGTTTTTGATACAACAATCCATTCTTATCCAGACGTCTCTGATCTCACTCATAAGCTCCTATCGCTCTTGAAGCAGTGTAGTTCATCCAAATCATTGAAACAAGTCCACTCTCAGATGCTCATCAATTCCATAGAAAAACCCAATTTCCTCCTCTCCAAACTGGTCGATCTCAAAGATTTTACCTATGCTTCGCTCCTCTTCTCTCAAACACCAGAACCCAATGACTTCTCGTACAATGTCATGATTCGTGGTCTAACCAACACATGGTACAAATTTGCTCTCGcgcttgaattttatcaccaaATGAAGTTCTTAGGCCAAAAACCAAATAATTTCACCTACCCATTTCTTCTAATCTCTTGTGCAAACCTCCCGTCGTTGGACCAAGGTAGGAGGGCCCATTCGTTGATTTTCAAATCTGCGTTGGACTCTGATTGCCACACCAGACACTCGTTGATCACTATGTATGCAAGGTGCGGTGAGTTGGGTGATGCACGGAAGGTGTTCGATGAAATTACTAATAGGGACTTGGTTTCTTGGAATTCAATGATATCTGGGTACTCTAAGATGGGTTTTGCTACAGAGGCAGTGAGTTTGTATAGGAGAATGAGGTTGGCAGGTTTCGAGCCAGATGAAATGACTCTAGTGAGCGTTCTAGGAGCATGCGGGGACTTGGGAGACTTGAGTTTGGGAAGATGGGTCGAAGGGCTTGTGGAGGATCAAAAAATCGAGTTGAATTCTTTTGTGGGCTCTTCGTTGATTGATATGTATGGGAAATGTGGGGATCTTGATTCAGCAAGGAAagttttcaataaaatattgaAGAAAGATATTGTTGCGTGGAATGCCATGATAACAGGGTAAGTATTCTTTAATTGGATTTTCCTATTACTAtaaaattttcagttttctaTGCTCTTTGGTTGAAGGTTCTTAACCtcccacctcccccccccccctccactcaaaaaacaaataaacacTGCAAGGTAAAGACCTATTAATTTTATGTATTAATTATCTATACAGTTGTACCAAGTATTTACTTCACCAGATCCAAACAGATATGCACAAAATGGAGCATCAGATGAAGCAATCAGGTTATTCCATCACATGAGGGCAGCAGGTGTGGACCCTGATAAGATCACATTGATTGGTGTTCTATCAGCCTGTGCCTCCATAGGGGCCCTTGATGTTGGGAAGTGGGTAGATGCATATGCATCACAAAATGGTATAAAACATGATATCTATGTTGGTACAGGCCTAATAGATATGTATGCCAAGTGTGGGAGCCTAGTCCATGCACGTAGAATCTTTGGAGAGATGCCCCGAAAAAATGTGGTCTCTTGGAATGCCATGATCTCTGCCCTTGCTGTTCATGGGCATGCCTCGGAGGCAATAGCACTATTTAAGAGAATGGCAAAGGAAGGAGGAGACGTACATCCAAATGACATCACATTTGTGGGTGTACTCTCTGCATGCGTGCATGCTGGATTGGTTGATGAAGGCCGTAGGTGGTTTCAAATGATGGGACCATCATTTGGGCTGGTCCCAAAAATAGAGCATTACTCTAGCATGGTTGATCTTTTGGCACGTGCTGGATATTTAAATGAAGCATGGGAGTTCATTGAGAAGATGTCTGAAAAGCCTAATGCAGTCGTATTAGGGGCACTCCTTGCTGCCTGTCGGAATTTTGGAAATGCCGAGGTTGGTGAACGTGTAATGCACCTACTTCTGGAGTTGGAGCCTTCAAATTCTGGAAATTACATTATCTCATCAAAGATATTTGCAAATTCAAAGAGGTGGGATGCGTCAGCAAGAATGAGAGGATTGATGAGGGAGAGGGGTGTTACTAAAACTCCTGGTTGCAGCTGGATTGAGATCGAGAATAAAGTTCATGAATTTCATGCAGGGGAGGGTTTGTATCTTAATTCAAGAGAAATTTACTGTGTTATTGACTTGTTAACTGAGGAGATGAAGATGGAGGGATATTCCccaaaaattgattttgtttagagagaagatggaaagtTTTCTTTGCTTCAACCAAGTCCACAAAGACAAAGCAATGTCGTTGCAGTTGGGAATTTTATCAGAATTATTAACTAATCT
This window harbors:
- the LOC122661150 gene encoding pentatricopeptide repeat-containing protein At2g34400, with the protein product MVCKSKPLMLIISRSLVFDTTIHSYPDVSDLTHKLLSLLKQCSSSKSLKQVHSQMLINSIEKPNFLLSKLVDLKDFTYASLLFSQTPEPNDFSYNVMIRGLTNTWYKFALALEFYHQMKFLGQKPNNFTYPFLLISCANLPSLDQGRRAHSLIFKSALDSDCHTRHSLITMYARCGELGDARKVFDEITNRDLVSWNSMISGYSKMGFATEAVSLYRRMRLAGFEPDEMTLVSVLGACGDLGDLSLGRWVEGLVEDQKIELNSFVGSSLIDMYGKCGDLDSARKVFNKILKKDIVAWNAMITGYAQNGASDEAIRLFHHMRAAGVDPDKITLIGVLSACASIGALDVGKWVDAYASQNGIKHDIYVGTGLIDMYAKCGSLVHARRIFGEMPRKNVVSWNAMISALAVHGHASEAIALFKRMAKEGGDVHPNDITFVGVLSACVHAGLVDEGRRWFQMMGPSFGLVPKIEHYSSMVDLLARAGYLNEAWEFIEKMSEKPNAVVLGALLAACRNFGNAEVGERVMHLLLELEPSNSGNYIISSKIFANSKRWDASARMRGLMRERGVTKTPGCSWIEIENKVHEFHAGEGLYLNSREIYCVIDLLTEEMKMEGYSPKIDFV